A window of Zingiber officinale cultivar Zhangliang chromosome 5A, Zo_v1.1, whole genome shotgun sequence contains these coding sequences:
- the LOC121982222 gene encoding ribonucleoside-diphosphate reductase small chain-like: protein MPSVQPSSAAPIPAVGGEAEYEPLLAANPKRFRSFPIAYPSIWELYKKAQASSWTAEEVDLSQDLGDWHHRLSSDERHFISRVLAFFAASDSIVIENLAARFSQEVKLFEARTFYDFQKAIEGIHTEMYALLLDTYIKDNNEKEHLFDAIETIPSVARKANWALRWIESSESFAERLVAFACVEGIFFSGSFCAIFWLKKRGLMPGLTFSNELISRDEGLHCEFACLLYSLLRSKLSEERVRSIVADAVDIEREFVCDSLPVALIGMNSELMSQYIKFVADHLLRALGYENMYMVSNPFDWMELISLQGKTNFFEKRVGEYQMASVMSSLNSDEANHEFKLDEDF from the coding sequence ATGCCTTCAGTGCAACCTTCCTCTGCCGCCCCCATCCCCGCCGTCGGAGGAGAAGCGGAGTACGAGCCCTTGTTGGCAGCGAACCCCAAACGCTTCCGTTCCTTTCCCATCGCCTACCCGTCCATTTGGGAGTTATACAAAAAGGCCCAGGCCTCTTCTTGGACTGCGGAGGAAGTTGATCTCTCGCAGGACCTCGGGGACTGGCACCATCGCCTCTCCTCCGATGAGCGCCACTTCATCTCCCGTGTTCTGGCCTTCTTCGCTGCCTCCGACAGCATCGTGATAGAGAACCTTGCCGCTCGGTTCTCTCAAGAGGTGAAACTCTTCGAGGCCCGCACCTTCTATGACTTCCAGAAGGCGATTGAGGGCATTCACACTGAGATGTACGCGCTTCTTCTTGATACCTACATCAAGGACAACAATGAGAAGGAGCATCTCTTCGATGCTATCGAGACTATTCCTTCCGTCGCTCGCAAGGCTAATTGGGCTCTGCGATGGATTGAATCATCCGAATCCTTTGCCGAGCGACTCGTTGCCTTTGCTTGCGTCGAGGGCATTTTCTTTTCTGGTTCCTTCTGTGCTATCTTCTGGCTAAAGAAGCGTGGATTGATGCCGGGCCTTACCTTTTCAAATGAACTCATATCTCGTGATGAAGGTCTTCATTGTGAATTTGCTTGTCTCCTCTATAGCCTCCTCCGTAGTAAGCTCTCAGAGGAAAGGGTGCGGTCTATCGTTGCCGACGCTGTTGATATTGAGCGGGAATTTGTCTGTGATTCCCTTCCTGTTGCCCTTATTGGGATGAATAGTGAACTCATGAGCCAGTACATTAAGTTCGTTGCAGATCATCTTCTAAGGGCTTTAGGGTATGAAAATATGTACATGGTAAGCAATCCTTTTGACTGGATGGAGCTCATCTCGCTGCAAGGGAAGACCAACTTTTTTGAAAAGAGAGTGGGGGAGTACCAGATGGCTTCTGTGATGTCGAGTTTGAATAGCGACGAAGCTAACCATGAGTTCAAGCTGGATGAGGATTTTTAA